A part of Paenibacillus donghaensis genomic DNA contains:
- a CDS encoding ROK family protein — translation MEEERVRQVIGVDIGGTGIKGLVVDEAGTVLAEAARDTDARLGREAILGKLRELVDELRAGGTSAEAVGIATAGRVNVNTGEVVYATDNLPGWQGMQLTEWAAAELGLPAAADNDANAALLGEAWLGVGRGKRDQVMLTLGTGVGGANMAQGLLSRGATWSAGEWGHSVLVPGGRPCNCGRQGCVEQYISGSALVRLAHEMTGRTYNHGRELMADAGKGETAAVQVLERYTSDLARVLANIGVQLDPELIIIGGGVIHDRAIWWPMLTAKLQGEAGLDERIAAAELGNRAGCFGAAKLALTWLQQQR, via the coding sequence TTGGAGGAGGAACGGGTGCGGCAGGTTATTGGTGTAGATATCGGTGGAACGGGGATCAAAGGGCTGGTGGTTGACGAAGCCGGAACGGTTCTCGCAGAAGCCGCGCGGGATACGGATGCCCGGCTCGGGCGGGAGGCCATTCTTGGCAAGCTGCGCGAGCTGGTGGACGAACTGCGGGCAGGCGGCACGTCCGCAGAAGCCGTAGGCATTGCCACGGCGGGAAGAGTGAATGTCAATACCGGTGAAGTGGTCTATGCCACTGACAATTTGCCCGGATGGCAAGGGATGCAGCTTACAGAATGGGCAGCGGCGGAGTTGGGATTGCCTGCCGCTGCCGACAACGATGCGAACGCCGCGCTGCTCGGCGAAGCATGGCTCGGCGTCGGGCGAGGGAAGCGGGATCAAGTGATGCTGACCCTGGGCACCGGAGTAGGCGGGGCGAATATGGCGCAAGGACTGCTGAGCCGGGGCGCGACCTGGAGTGCCGGTGAATGGGGGCACAGTGTGCTTGTTCCCGGCGGGCGGCCTTGCAATTGTGGCAGACAGGGCTGTGTGGAGCAATACATCTCTGGCAGCGCGCTTGTGCGGCTGGCACATGAAATGACAGGCAGAACCTACAATCATGGCCGGGAACTTATGGCCGATGCAGGCAAGGGAGAGACGGCTGCGGTGCAGGTTTTGGAGCGCTACACCTCCGATTTGGCGCGGGTACTTGCCAATATTGGCGTGCAGCTTGACCCCGAGCTGATTATTATCGGCGGCGGGGTTATTCATGACCGGGCCATTTGGTGGCCCATGCTGACCGCTAAGCTGCAAGGCGAGGCAGGGCTTGACGAGCGGATTGCTGCTGCCGAGCTGGGCAACCGCGCAGGCTGCTTCGGAGCGGCGAAGCTGGCGTTAACCTGGCTGCAGCAGCAGAGATAA
- a CDS encoding ABC transporter ATP-binding protein: MQIILKDIRKTFKVYKRPEGKWGLLKGAFMRNVTHVEALGGIGFKIAEGELVGYIGPNGAGKSTTVKVMSGILTPDSGECTIMGKVPWKNRVEHVSRIGVVFGQRSQLWWDVPVADSFDVLRDIYAIPLGDYKTRLTELTATLGVEALLKTPVRQLSLGQRMRCELVAALLHRPSILFLDEPTIGLDAVSKLALRSFLKEENRQYGVTMVLTTHDMDDIEALCERVMVIGHGQLLYDGRLDGLQEKYAPEVIMKVNTDAMIAAMYNDLSLT; the protein is encoded by the coding sequence ATGCAAATTATACTCAAAGATATTCGAAAAACCTTTAAGGTGTACAAACGGCCTGAAGGAAAATGGGGGCTGCTTAAGGGAGCCTTTATGCGCAATGTGACGCATGTGGAAGCGCTGGGCGGCATTGGTTTTAAGATTGCCGAAGGCGAACTGGTGGGCTATATCGGCCCTAATGGTGCTGGCAAATCCACCACGGTCAAGGTGATGAGCGGCATCCTAACACCGGACAGCGGGGAATGTACCATTATGGGCAAGGTACCGTGGAAAAACCGTGTGGAGCATGTGTCGAGAATCGGTGTTGTCTTCGGGCAGCGCTCCCAATTGTGGTGGGATGTGCCGGTGGCCGATTCTTTTGACGTGCTGAGGGATATATATGCCATCCCCCTTGGGGATTACAAGACAAGGCTCACTGAACTGACGGCAACCCTAGGCGTGGAAGCGCTTCTAAAAACACCCGTCAGACAGCTGTCACTGGGACAACGGATGCGCTGCGAGCTTGTAGCCGCCCTCCTGCATCGGCCTTCCATCCTCTTTCTGGATGAACCGACCATCGGCCTCGATGCGGTCTCCAAGCTTGCGCTGCGCAGCTTCCTGAAAGAGGAGAACCGTCAGTACGGAGTAACCATGGTGCTGACCACCCATGATATGGACGATATTGAAGCGCTCTGCGAGCGCGTAATGGTCATCGGGCATGGACAGCTGCTGTATGACGGACGGCTTGACGGTTTGCAGGAGAAATATGCGCCTGAGGTGATTATGAAGGTGAATACAGATGCCATGATTGCCGCTATGTATAATGACTTGTCGCTTACTTAA
- a CDS encoding N-acetylmannosamine-6-phosphate 2-epimerase, producing the protein MTTSSIVEKLHLGLIVSCQALADEPLHGADIMARMARAAEEGGAVGIRANGAADVRAIKQTVSLPVIGIVKRDYSDSAVYITPTLREIDELLEAGADMIAFDATRQTRPGGCTLEQITTYLNRSVRASMADISILEEAVYAESLGVSCVSTTLAGYTPYSLQQEGPNLELLRMATERLSIPVIAEGRIHEPSQVEAALGLGAYAVVVGSAITRPQLITQRFAAVTRKVRMSSNGNDRPN; encoded by the coding sequence CTGACTACAAGTAGCATTGTGGAGAAATTGCATCTGGGGCTGATAGTCTCCTGCCAGGCACTGGCAGATGAACCGCTGCACGGAGCCGATATCATGGCGCGGATGGCCAGAGCTGCGGAAGAAGGCGGCGCAGTGGGCATACGGGCGAATGGCGCAGCCGATGTGCGGGCGATCAAGCAGACCGTGTCACTGCCGGTTATCGGAATAGTGAAGCGGGATTATTCTGATTCTGCTGTATATATCACCCCGACATTACGAGAGATAGATGAGCTGCTGGAGGCCGGGGCGGATATGATTGCCTTCGATGCGACACGCCAGACCCGGCCAGGCGGCTGTACGCTGGAACAAATCACCACGTATCTGAACCGGAGCGTAAGGGCTTCGATGGCGGATATTTCAATCCTGGAGGAGGCTGTATATGCCGAGTCGCTGGGGGTCAGCTGTGTCTCGACTACCCTTGCCGGTTATACGCCGTATTCCCTGCAGCAGGAAGGGCCGAATCTGGAGCTGCTGCGGATGGCGACGGAACGCCTGAGTATTCCGGTGATTGCCGAAGGCCGAATTCATGAGCCCTCCCAGGTTGAAGCAGCGCTGGGTCTTGGGGCATACGCAGTCGTAGTAGGTTCTGCGATTACAAGACCGCAGCTCATCACCCAGCGTTTTGCGGCAGTGACGAGAAAAGTGAGGATGAGTAGCAATGGAAATGACCGACCGAATTAA
- a CDS encoding DUF4127 family protein → MSTPYQITFMPLDERPCNYEFPYLLAQGTDFTVKRPPMEMMGLKKRPGDVEQLWTWFEESCAGADGAVVALDTLLYGGIIPSRLHELELDELSARLARLRGIKQRYPQLTLYAFQLIMRCPQYSLSDEEPDYYADWGREIFRKGFIGHRLELGIATDEEIRELADIDNRLPAAVLEDYLGRRAVNIEANKQVLALVEEGIIEFMIVPQDDSAPYGHTAKDQEKVRSTITALDLELDVYMYPGADEVGCILLARMMNKAREQMPLIYPRLSAVQGAYVTPLFEDRFFYETLKYQILAAGGLIASSAAEADLILLVNTPGETMMEAVSQQHPFHSYDVYRNLMELVEYGDYMLHCKSKPVAVADVGYANGGDQKLVKMLRSKEMLFELAGYAGWNTSSNSLGTVISQAMIFLLYGSTQEHLDFLALRYAEDVCYCSVVRGELSNGPVQEMGYGKYLLDGPRGEVASRVEERLRQELAVRIDSSAGSVEITDCYMPWNRMFEVGLSVRFKPSRELR, encoded by the coding sequence ATGTCTACACCGTATCAGATCACATTTATGCCGCTGGATGAACGGCCTTGCAATTACGAGTTCCCTTATTTGCTGGCCCAGGGAACGGACTTCACCGTGAAACGTCCCCCTATGGAGATGATGGGACTGAAGAAACGTCCGGGGGATGTGGAGCAGCTATGGACCTGGTTCGAAGAGAGCTGTGCAGGAGCGGACGGTGCGGTGGTTGCGCTGGATACCCTGCTGTACGGCGGAATTATTCCTTCGCGGCTGCATGAGCTGGAGCTGGATGAGCTGTCGGCCAGGCTGGCCAGACTGCGCGGCATCAAACAGCGTTACCCGCAGCTGACCCTGTACGCGTTCCAGCTGATTATGCGTTGTCCGCAGTATTCCTTGTCCGATGAGGAGCCGGATTATTATGCCGATTGGGGCCGGGAGATCTTCCGCAAAGGGTTCATTGGGCACCGCCTGGAGCTGGGAATCGCTACAGACGAGGAGATCCGTGAGCTGGCCGATATTGACAACCGGCTTCCCGCAGCAGTGCTGGAGGATTATCTGGGCCGGCGGGCCGTAAATATTGAAGCGAATAAGCAGGTGTTGGCGCTGGTGGAGGAAGGCATTATCGAGTTCATGATTGTACCGCAGGATGACTCGGCCCCTTATGGCCATACCGCCAAGGACCAGGAAAAGGTGCGTTCAACTATTACCGCACTTGATCTGGAGCTAGACGTCTATATGTATCCAGGGGCGGACGAAGTGGGCTGTATCCTGCTCGCGAGGATGATGAACAAAGCCCGGGAGCAGATGCCGCTGATCTATCCCCGCTTATCCGCTGTGCAGGGGGCTTATGTTACGCCGCTGTTCGAGGACCGCTTCTTCTATGAGACGCTGAAATACCAGATTCTGGCGGCAGGCGGTCTGATCGCCTCCAGTGCCGCCGAAGCGGATCTGATCCTGCTGGTCAATACACCGGGAGAGACAATGATGGAGGCGGTGTCACAGCAGCACCCTTTTCACAGCTATGATGTATACCGGAATCTGATGGAGCTGGTAGAATACGGGGATTACATGTTACATTGCAAGAGTAAGCCGGTCGCTGTAGCGGATGTCGGGTACGCCAATGGAGGCGACCAGAAGCTGGTCAAGATGCTGCGGAGCAAAGAGATGCTCTTCGAGCTTGCCGGCTATGCCGGCTGGAACACCAGCTCGAACTCACTCGGAACGGTGATCTCGCAAGCGATGATCTTCCTGCTCTACGGCAGCACGCAGGAGCATCTGGATTTCCTGGCCCTGCGGTATGCGGAGGATGTCTGCTACTGCTCGGTGGTGAGGGGTGAACTCAGCAATGGCCCGGTGCAGGAGATGGGGTACGGCAAATATTTGCTGGACGGACCCCGCGGCGAGGTTGCGTCCCGTGTGGAAGAACGGCTGCGCCAGGAGCTTGCCGTACGGATTGACAGTTCAGCGGGAAGCGTTGAGATTACGGATTGTTACATGCCGTGGAACCGGATGTTCGAGGTGGGGCTGTCCGTCAGATTTAAGCCATCGCGTGAGCTGAGATAG
- a CDS encoding MurR/RpiR family transcriptional regulator — translation MEMTDRINTYYPSMTKSEQKVAQCVLEHPDNLIYLSVTELADFAGTGETTVMRFCRKIGFKGYQDFKLMLAQGLPKGQNLPEGAEGEGDYASHLYGSMVSVLQSTLGMLDREQLEQAVQCIDSARHVQFFGVGSSGITALDAKNRFLRIGRRVEAIADSHIQSMMAVTMGEGDVAFGISVSGSTLDTNDMLMKAKQNGAKVIAMTNYAKSPIASIADIVLLTAGKESPLEGGSIGAKISQLFIIDLLCQELERLHAEETKKMKELTARAVIDRIY, via the coding sequence ATGGAAATGACCGACCGAATTAACACGTACTATCCTTCCATGACCAAATCGGAGCAAAAGGTAGCTCAGTGTGTGCTGGAGCACCCGGATAATCTGATCTATCTCTCTGTAACCGAGCTGGCCGATTTCGCCGGTACGGGGGAGACCACGGTCATGCGGTTCTGCCGCAAGATCGGCTTCAAGGGATATCAGGATTTCAAGCTGATGCTGGCCCAGGGACTGCCTAAAGGGCAGAACCTGCCGGAAGGCGCGGAAGGGGAAGGCGATTACGCCTCCCATCTGTATGGCTCGATGGTGAGCGTGCTCCAGTCCACCCTCGGGATGCTGGACCGGGAACAGCTGGAGCAGGCGGTGCAGTGTATTGATTCTGCGCGCCATGTGCAGTTCTTCGGAGTGGGCTCATCAGGTATAACCGCGCTGGATGCCAAGAACCGCTTCCTGCGTATCGGACGGCGGGTAGAGGCGATTGCGGACAGCCATATCCAGTCGATGATGGCGGTGACGATGGGCGAAGGGGATGTCGCTTTTGGCATCAGTGTCTCTGGCAGTACGCTGGATACGAATGATATGCTGATGAAGGCCAAGCAGAACGGGGCCAAGGTGATTGCCATGACCAATTATGCCAAGTCTCCGATTGCCTCGATTGCCGATATCGTGCTGCTGACCGCCGGGAAGGAATCTCCACTCGAAGGCGGCTCCATAGGCGCAAAGATCTCCCAGTTGTTCATTATCGACCTGCTCTGCCAGGAGCTGGAACGCCTTCATGCTGAGGAAACCAAGAAAATGAAGGAACTGACGGCAAGGGCGGTTATTGACCGTATTTATTGA
- a CDS encoding protein O-GlcNAcase has protein sequence MGIALSHCQYLFRDYYDQGEVLVLDGAQLRCELSSRYAMNQDVEGLLDEGGSLVMLKPRGPGVAADEQGNARLELDYDGSLAADGYRLVIGKDAKIVIAASGRRGLKYGIDALQCLLTVEDGQCRLPVVTVEDEPSFAVRGIIEGFYGTPWSFDDRMDAVRYMADHRMNAFMYAPKDDPYHRELWREPYPDEIFAGIQELKQECDKQLVDFYYCISPGNDLEFRSADDFARLEEKLAAMIAIGVRHFALLMDDIDYVLKGDNKHFLERSGVAHAYVTNKVYEYLAGQLSNFTLAMCPSEYWSYWNTEYKKDMQEKLHPEVNVFWTGYFVFAPEIGRKHAEDNHKYYGHNLWLWDNIPVNDCDRDRLFLDPVRGRYSRLGQLGHTAVVANPMNQWECSKITLTTMAHYMWNSERYMPELSWDLAVREFAGEAAEEMMFFCRQNLNSRLYSGGYEELKQALEQRDLPQLDDYFLRLEQAAQRLGRMDNAKFISEAAPWLRRAEADAALWRAIRRQLAEPQLPEAQEEVRECAALCHSLAVRLGSDPAMRAAEALGIELPEPPIAEEKKG, from the coding sequence ATGGGAATTGCGCTCAGCCATTGCCAGTATCTGTTTAGAGATTATTATGATCAAGGCGAGGTGCTTGTGCTGGACGGTGCGCAGCTGCGCTGTGAGCTGTCCTCGCGGTATGCGATGAATCAGGATGTGGAAGGGCTGCTGGACGAAGGCGGCAGCCTAGTCATGCTGAAGCCGCGCGGACCGGGCGTTGCAGCGGATGAGCAGGGCAATGCCCGGTTGGAGCTGGATTACGATGGCTCGCTCGCTGCAGATGGTTACCGGCTCGTGATCGGCAAGGACGCCAAGATTGTTATTGCCGCGTCGGGCAGACGGGGGCTTAAATATGGAATAGATGCGCTACAATGCTTGCTGACGGTGGAGGACGGGCAATGCAGGCTGCCGGTGGTGACGGTGGAGGATGAGCCTTCTTTTGCGGTGCGGGGTATTATTGAAGGGTTCTACGGCACGCCCTGGAGCTTCGATGACCGTATGGATGCCGTGAGGTATATGGCAGATCACCGCATGAATGCCTTCATGTATGCGCCGAAGGATGATCCGTATCACCGGGAGCTGTGGCGTGAGCCGTATCCGGACGAAATATTCGCCGGTATTCAGGAGCTGAAGCAGGAATGCGACAAGCAGCTGGTGGATTTCTACTATTGTATTAGCCCGGGCAATGATCTGGAGTTCCGCAGCGCGGATGACTTCGCGCGGCTGGAGGAGAAGCTGGCGGCGATGATCGCGATTGGGGTAAGGCATTTTGCGCTGCTGATGGATGATATTGATTATGTGCTGAAGGGTGACAACAAGCATTTCCTCGAACGCTCAGGTGTGGCCCATGCTTATGTGACGAACAAGGTATATGAATATCTGGCAGGGCAGCTGTCGAACTTTACGCTGGCGATGTGCCCATCGGAGTATTGGTCCTATTGGAACACGGAGTACAAGAAGGATATGCAGGAGAAGCTTCATCCCGAGGTGAACGTATTCTGGACCGGATATTTCGTCTTCGCCCCGGAAATCGGCCGCAAGCATGCAGAGGACAACCACAAATATTATGGACATAACCTGTGGCTGTGGGACAATATTCCGGTGAATGACTGTGACCGGGACCGCTTGTTCCTCGATCCGGTGCGGGGACGGTATTCCAGACTGGGTCAGCTTGGGCATACCGCTGTGGTCGCCAATCCGATGAATCAGTGGGAATGCTCCAAAATCACCCTGACTACGATGGCCCATTATATGTGGAACAGTGAGCGCTACATGCCAGAGCTGTCCTGGGACCTCGCGGTCCGTGAATTTGCCGGGGAGGCTGCTGAAGAGATGATGTTCTTCTGCCGCCAGAACCTGAACAGCCGGCTCTACTCGGGAGGCTATGAGGAGTTGAAGCAAGCGCTGGAGCAGCGCGATCTGCCGCAGCTCGATGACTATTTCCTCCGGCTGGAACAGGCGGCGCAGCGCCTTGGCCGGATGGATAACGCCAAGTTTATAAGCGAAGCAGCACCCTGGCTGCGCCGGGCCGAAGCGGATGCCGCGTTATGGCGGGCGATCCGCAGACAGCTGGCTGAGCCGCAGCTGCCGGAAGCGCAGGAGGAAGTGCGTGAATGCGCTGCGCTCTGCCATAGCCTCGCGGTCCGTCTGGGCAGTGATCCGGCTATGCGGGCAGCTGAAGCGCTGGGCATAGAATTGCCTGAACCACCGATTGCTGAAGAGAAGAAAGGATGA
- a CDS encoding ABC transporter permease, translating into MIAEGKIYFKYLRMHLLSGMEYKGWWLMLIQVFVVVISDPIATILLFSRFGNIGEWTVAHIILVYALAVASFGLAESLCRGFDYFPWQMLRSGDFDRLLLRPRSLFVQVAASRFHLHRLVRPITGICAIGWALSELGVSLTPGKIAILAMALAGGCIMYCGVFVLTSGLAFFTIKGLDWIFLLTNASYQITRCPEPYMPRALKSMFSFVLPMLFISFYPAATVCGWGYPQWLGYLSLPAGTAFLGCSLLVWRFGVRHYKSTGS; encoded by the coding sequence ATGATTGCTGAAGGCAAAATCTATTTCAAATACTTGCGGATGCATCTCTTGTCAGGCATGGAATACAAAGGCTGGTGGCTGATGCTGATCCAGGTGTTTGTCGTGGTCATCTCGGACCCTATTGCGACTATTCTGCTCTTCTCCCGCTTCGGCAATATTGGAGAATGGACGGTTGCACATATCATTCTGGTCTATGCACTTGCGGTTGCTTCCTTTGGACTGGCGGAGAGCCTGTGCCGTGGCTTTGATTATTTCCCGTGGCAAATGCTGCGCTCCGGTGATTTCGACAGGCTGCTGCTCCGCCCCCGCTCCCTGTTTGTGCAAGTGGCCGCCTCAAGATTTCATCTGCACCGACTGGTCCGGCCAATCACGGGAATCTGCGCGATAGGCTGGGCACTCTCAGAGCTCGGCGTTTCGCTTACTCCCGGGAAGATCGCTATTCTAGCCATGGCGCTGGCGGGAGGCTGCATTATGTACTGCGGAGTATTCGTGCTTACCTCGGGGCTGGCGTTCTTTACTATCAAAGGCCTGGACTGGATCTTTCTCCTGACCAATGCCAGCTACCAGATCACCCGTTGCCCCGAGCCCTATATGCCAAGGGCGCTGAAGTCCATGTTCAGCTTTGTGCTGCCGATGCTCTTTATCAGCTTCTACCCTGCGGCCACGGTTTGCGGCTGGGGATACCCGCAGTGGCTGGGGTACCTGTCCCTTCCCGCCGGAACCGCGTTCTTAGGCTGTTCACTGTTGGTGTGGCGTTTTGGCGTCAGGCATTACAAGAGCACAGGAAGTTGA
- a CDS encoding ABC transporter permease, translating into MNFSATCKACSSLFRIRMAEGLQYRVSAISGVFVSVFWGLLECILFTVFYTYSDNGAWNNNGLTLAQTLSYVWLAQGLFVLQTMSIDSEIMGKINNGDVAVELCRPLNLYTHWFVKSSAGKLGTSWLRSLATIGAGLLMPAGYALGAPASALGFVCFLLSVVMAFVLCSAFAMLVTAIRLNITWGDGPTYMLLLLSGILSGTYLPLRLWPDSMQTFLYLQPFGGFADIPLQLYVGTLTPSLALPSIGLQILWSAAFIAAGRSIMNHKLKSIIVQGG; encoded by the coding sequence ATGAACTTTAGTGCTACCTGCAAGGCCTGCAGCTCCCTTTTTCGCATACGTATGGCTGAAGGACTGCAATATCGCGTATCCGCCATATCCGGTGTGTTCGTCAGTGTATTCTGGGGATTGCTGGAATGCATCCTGTTCACCGTATTTTATACATACAGCGACAACGGCGCCTGGAATAACAACGGACTTACTCTAGCCCAAACCCTATCCTATGTGTGGCTGGCCCAAGGGCTGTTTGTGCTGCAGACGATGAGCATAGACAGCGAGATTATGGGCAAAATCAACAACGGCGATGTTGCCGTGGAGCTGTGCCGCCCGCTGAATCTGTACACACATTGGTTCGTCAAAAGCTCGGCGGGCAAGCTTGGAACCTCCTGGCTCCGCAGCCTGGCGACCATTGGCGCTGGACTGCTGATGCCTGCTGGTTATGCGCTCGGCGCTCCAGCTTCCGCCCTTGGATTTGTCTGCTTCCTTCTGTCAGTCGTGATGGCTTTTGTACTGTGTTCCGCGTTCGCTATGCTCGTTACTGCCATACGCTTGAACATCACATGGGGTGACGGGCCGACCTATATGCTGTTGCTGCTAAGCGGCATACTATCTGGCACCTACCTTCCGCTCCGGCTCTGGCCCGACTCTATGCAGACCTTTCTCTATCTCCAGCCGTTTGGAGGATTTGCAGATATTCCGCTGCAATTATACGTAGGCACTCTTACGCCTTCACTCGCCCTGCCAAGCATTGGTCTGCAGATCCTGTGGAGCGCGGCGTTTATCGCTGCCGGACGGTCCATCATGAACCATAAACTGAAGAGCATTATCGTGCAGGGAGGCTGA
- a CDS encoding carbohydrate ABC transporter permease encodes MNLTSVSTKRIQKVTRYLITYILLILLALFMMGPFLWLLSVSLMPGRNVFASPPAILPTFIDFDNYVQVWQFMEFPRYISNTVIITLLGVVFNIVLSCLTAYPLATFRFKGRNLVFTLLISTMIIPSATAMIVHYLTIQAFHLGNSYLGVVLPAAVSVFNIFLMRQTFLGVPMDIRDSGKMDGASEFRIFIQLVMPLVKPGIAVIGLLEVMAFWNNFLWPIVVLDDPQKYPLAAALTYLNGQFSYNFGWIAAGTMISVLPIIIVFLFTQRYYMEGIAGAIKG; translated from the coding sequence TTGAATCTGACCAGTGTATCCACTAAACGAATCCAAAAAGTCACACGTTACCTGATCACCTACATTCTGCTGATCCTGCTCGCCCTGTTTATGATGGGGCCGTTCCTGTGGCTGCTCAGCGTATCGCTGATGCCGGGACGGAATGTGTTCGCGAGCCCGCCGGCGATTCTGCCTACCTTCATTGATTTCGACAACTATGTGCAGGTGTGGCAGTTCATGGAGTTCCCGCGTTATATCTCGAATACGGTGATTATCACGCTGCTAGGCGTAGTCTTCAATATTGTATTGTCTTGTCTGACGGCCTATCCGCTGGCGACCTTCCGGTTCAAGGGCCGGAATCTGGTCTTCACACTGCTGATCTCGACCATGATTATTCCGTCGGCAACGGCGATGATTGTCCATTATCTGACCATTCAGGCGTTCCATCTGGGCAATTCCTACCTGGGTGTGGTGCTGCCGGCTGCGGTATCGGTGTTCAACATCTTCCTGATGCGCCAGACCTTTCTCGGCGTGCCGATGGATATTCGCGATTCCGGCAAAATGGACGGAGCTTCCGAATTCCGGATCTTTATCCAGCTTGTCATGCCGCTGGTCAAGCCGGGCATTGCCGTTATTGGGCTGCTTGAAGTGATGGCCTTCTGGAACAATTTCCTCTGGCCGATTGTGGTGCTGGATGATCCGCAGAAATATCCGCTGGCGGCAGCACTAACCTATCTGAACGGGCAATTCTCCTATAACTTCGGCTGGATTGCCGCAGGAACCATGATTTCGGTGCTGCCGATTATCATCGTGTTTCTGTTCACACAGCGATATTATATGGAAGGCATTGCAGGTGCGATCAAAGGGTAG
- a CDS encoding FAD-dependent oxidoreductase: MAVEQEKISDVIIIGGGLGGTAAALAAAKAGMRVILTEETDWLGGQLTSQAVPPDEHRWIEQSGSTASYREFRSRVRDYYKRNYPLTEKARNNPILNPGNGWVSRLAHEPKVALAVLHEMLAPYVNTGRIEVLYHTLPVDADTEDDLVTGVTVQHLPSGALTRLRGAYYLDATECGDLLPLARVEHVSGAESRQETGEPHALDEADPLDMQSITHVAAVDYVADGDFTIPRPRDYDYWRQYVPSFSQYPILSWFASDADDTSKLKQFTMFPNNQGVVSLWDYRRIVDPAIWAEPLNDGEVTLLNWALNDYYAGPLIGVPLEERERHLEGARQLTLSLVYWLQTEAPRLDGGQGYPGVRLRGDVLGTEDGLAKAPYIRESRRIRGLYTVAEQDVSKELRGEHGPKRYEDSVGVGSYHLDLHPTTVSQRTFYIPNHPYEIPLGSLIPVRVKNLLPACKNISMTQIANGCYRLHPTEWNIGEAAGTLAAYAVTQQLEPAAVRASADHLRAYQEQLIRSGVQLHWTDEELGE; encoded by the coding sequence ATGGCAGTTGAGCAGGAGAAGATTAGTGACGTGATTATTATCGGCGGTGGGCTGGGCGGAACCGCCGCAGCGCTGGCCGCAGCCAAGGCAGGAATGCGTGTCATCCTGACTGAGGAAACGGACTGGCTGGGGGGACAGCTGACCTCGCAGGCGGTTCCGCCGGATGAGCACCGCTGGATTGAACAGTCGGGCAGCACCGCATCCTACCGCGAGTTTCGCAGTAGAGTGAGAGATTACTACAAACGTAACTATCCGCTTACGGAAAAAGCGCGTAATAATCCCATCCTGAACCCAGGCAATGGCTGGGTCAGCCGACTGGCGCATGAACCGAAGGTAGCGCTGGCTGTTCTGCACGAGATGCTTGCTCCGTATGTGAACACAGGCAGAATTGAAGTTCTCTATCATACGCTTCCTGTTGATGCAGATACCGAGGATGATCTGGTAACAGGGGTAACGGTACAGCATCTGCCGAGTGGAGCGCTCACAAGACTGCGGGGAGCGTATTATCTGGACGCCACGGAATGCGGCGATCTGCTTCCGCTGGCCCGAGTGGAGCATGTCAGCGGTGCGGAGTCCCGGCAGGAGACGGGCGAGCCGCATGCATTAGATGAGGCGGACCCGCTCGATATGCAGTCGATTACCCATGTGGCAGCTGTAGATTATGTAGCGGATGGTGATTTTACGATCCCCCGCCCTCGGGATTACGACTACTGGCGGCAGTATGTGCCTTCGTTCTCACAGTACCCGATCCTTAGCTGGTTCGCTTCGGATGCGGACGATACCAGCAAGCTGAAGCAATTCACCATGTTCCCGAACAACCAGGGGGTTGTCTCCCTGTGGGATTACCGGCGTATCGTCGATCCGGCGATCTGGGCAGAGCCGCTGAATGACGGTGAGGTAACCCTGCTCAATTGGGCGCTGAACGATTATTATGCCGGACCGCTGATCGGCGTCCCGCTGGAGGAACGGGAGCGGCATTTGGAAGGCGCCAGGCAACTGACCCTGTCGCTGGTGTATTGGCTGCAGACCGAAGCCCCGCGTCTGGATGGCGGACAAGGTTATCCCGGAGTAAGGCTGCGCGGCGATGTGCTTGGCACCGAGGATGGCCTGGCGAAGGCTCCCTATATCCGGGAATCCCGGCGCATTCGCGGACTATATACGGTGGCTGAGCAGGATGTGAGCAAGGAGCTGCGCGGAGAGCACGGACCGAAGCGATACGAGGACAGTGTGGGCGTAGGCAGCTACCATCTCGATCTTCACCCCACCACCGTAAGCCAGCGGACCTTCTATATTCCCAATCATCCGTACGAGATCCCATTGGGCTCACTGATTCCCGTGCGGGTCAAGAACCTGCTGCCAGCCTGCAAAAATATCTCCATGACCCAGATTGCCAACGGCTGCTACCGGCTCCACCCGACGGAATGGAATATCGGGGAAGCTGCGGGTACCCTCGCTGCCTATGCCGTTACTCAGCAGCTGGAACCCGCTGCGGTTAGAGCTTCCGCAGATCATCTGCGTGCCTACCAGGAGCAGTTGATCCGCTCTGGAGTGCAACTGCACTGGACGGATGAGGAGCTGGGGGAGTAG